A genomic region of Zea mays cultivar B73 chromosome 6, Zm-B73-REFERENCE-NAM-5.0, whole genome shotgun sequence contains the following coding sequences:
- the LOC103629754 gene encoding uncharacterized protein → MDTKPWVSTYLTKTLICLMQEHILQHKFWKISHHTQPVRNVVFRRTTNPMYPINEPSTNNKVRIFTTQEQTHNRGRQPISAYTSIHSGPERPRRYSIPIPNPGITACAWVYMLYRCGYFTGHGDIHLGVVFIKPHHSPLGSIFRAQSCKIEK, encoded by the coding sequence ATGGACACAAAACCTTGGGTAAGCACCTACCTGACCAAAACTCTAATTTGTCTTATGCAGGAACATATACTTCAGCACAAGTTCTGGAAGATCTCTCATCACACACAACCAGTCAGGAATGTAGTCTTCAGGAGGACCACCAATCCAATGTACCCCATCAACGAGCCATCTACCAACAACAAGGTACGTATTTTTACCACGCAGGAACAAACTCACAACAGAGGCAGACAACCAATCAGCGCATACACTTCGATACACTCTGGGCCAGAGCGGCCACGGCGCTACTCAATCCCAATTCCCAATCCCGGCATCACTGCCTGTGCCTGGGTCTATATGCTTTACAGATGCGGCTATTTCACCGGACACGGCGACATCCACCTGGGAGTTGTATTCATcaaaccccaccactcacccctgGGTTCAATTTTCAGAGCACAATCATGTAAGATTGAAAAGTAG